The following coding sequences are from one Campylobacter sp. RM16187 window:
- a CDS encoding DedA family protein, protein MEAFFIDLLTKYGYIILFIWCMMEGEMALIMGGIMSHTGQMDLGLAIFIAGLGGFAGDQVYFYIGRYNKNFISKKLRSQRRKFAIAHMLLKKNGWPIIFIQRYMYGLRTVIPMSIGLTRYDAKKFAFINLISAWCWAAITIIPAYFLGEHILDILDKAKEHWYIAIPIAATFLGALLYGFKRIENKILNERKNRRNAI, encoded by the coding sequence ATGGAGGCTTTTTTTATAGATCTTCTTACAAAATACGGATATATTATACTTTTTATATGGTGTATGATGGAAGGAGAGATGGCTCTTATAATGGGAGGTATCATGTCTCATACGGGACAGATGGATTTGGGACTTGCTATATTTATAGCAGGACTTGGCGGATTTGCAGGAGATCAAGTCTATTTTTACATAGGGAGATATAATAAAAATTTTATATCCAAAAAACTACGTTCCCAAAGAAGAAAATTCGCAATAGCCCATATGCTTCTTAAGAAAAACGGATGGCCGATCATCTTTATTCAGCGCTATATGTACGGACTTAGGACTGTAATACCTATGAGTATAGGACTTACAAGATATGATGCCAAAAAATTTGCTTTTATAAATTTAATAAGCGCATGGTGTTGGGCTGCGATAACAATCATCCCTGCATATTTTTTAGGAGAGCATATACTAGATATTTTAGATAAGGCAAAAGAGCATTGGTATATAGCAATACCTATCGCTGCAACCTTCCTTGGGGCGCTTTTGTATGGATTTAAAAGGATAGAAAACAAGATATTAAACGAAAGGAAAAATAGACGTAATGCAATTTAG
- the apt gene encoding adenine phosphoribosyltransferase has protein sequence MRELSQKDKEFLLDSIRCIKDFPKPGIVFRDITTLLNNTEAFNFLMDHLFERYKDFEIDFIAGIESRGFIFGAALAARLRIPFVPIRKPKKLPYITISQKYSLEYGVDEIEIHIDAFGDKKDARVLLVDDLIATGGTAKASVELINQTDAKCVEACFLIDLKELKGSENLKPLTKIYSILEI, from the coding sequence ATGAGAGAGTTAAGTCAAAAAGATAAAGAGTTTTTACTAGATTCAATCCGCTGTATCAAGGATTTTCCAAAACCCGGAATAGTTTTTCGCGATATAACTACGCTTTTAAATAATACCGAAGCTTTTAACTTTTTAATGGATCATCTATTTGAGAGATATAAGGATTTTGAGATCGACTTTATTGCAGGTATAGAATCGCGCGGATTTATATTCGGGGCGGCTCTCGCGGCAAGACTTAGGATACCTTTTGTGCCTATTAGAAAGCCTAAAAAGCTGCCTTATATAACGATTTCGCAAAAATACTCGCTTGAATACGGAGTTGACGAGATAGAAATTCACATAGATGCATTTGGCGATAAAAAGGATGCTAGAGTGCTTTTGGTAGATGATCTCATAGCCACCGGCGGCACGGCCAAAGCTTCGGTTGAGTTAATCAATCAAACCGACGCAAAGTGTGTTGAAGCGTGCTTTTTGATAGATTTAAAAGAGCTTAAAGGAAGCGAGAATCTAAAACCTCTTACAAAAATTTATAGTATTTTGGAGATCTAA
- the rpiB gene encoding ribose 5-phosphate isomerase B: MNIEKIFIASDHAGFDLKDEIKTFLKTLNLTVIDLGTNSSEVSVDYPDFANLMAENLKNQNEYGILICGTGIGISIAANRHKHIRCALCHDIYTASMAREHNDANIIAFGARTTKPEDAKEMIKKFFSSEFAGGRHLRRVDKLGCCRAQI, encoded by the coding sequence ATGAATATCGAAAAGATTTTTATAGCGAGCGACCACGCAGGATTTGATTTAAAAGACGAGATAAAAACATTTCTAAAAACCTTAAATTTAACAGTTATAGACCTTGGTACAAACAGCTCCGAAGTAAGCGTAGATTATCCAGATTTTGCAAACTTGATGGCGGAAAATTTAAAAAACCAAAACGAATATGGAATATTAATTTGCGGAACAGGTATTGGAATATCAATCGCCGCAAACAGGCACAAGCACATTAGGTGTGCGCTATGTCACGATATATACACAGCATCTATGGCAAGAGAGCATAATGATGCAAATATAATCGCTTTTGGTGCAAGAACTACAAAGCCAGAGGATGCAAAAGAGATGATAAAAAAATTCTTTTCATCCGAATTTGCGGGAGGAAGACACTTAAGAAGAGTCGATAAGCTGGGCTGCTGCAGGGCGCAAATATGA
- a CDS encoding site-2 protease family protein, with the protein MSGFENIDIVEIVTLVIALTIAIVGHEIAHGWVAYKFKDNTAKNLGRLSINPIKHIDPFGTIIFPGLLYITAGFVIGWAKPVPINAHTVIRNGGYKAMILVSLAGIIYNFILATISFFMIKTGIFQADLQKFLIMLMLVNLILGLFNLYPIPPLDGSQAVEYSLRSINLHKIASLFSSLQRYGMIILILIIASPLKDHVFYPIRYALEMVKFAL; encoded by the coding sequence TTGAGCGGATTTGAAAATATCGATATCGTAGAGATTGTTACTCTTGTCATAGCGCTCACCATAGCTATCGTAGGACACGAGATAGCTCATGGGTGGGTCGCTTATAAATTTAAAGACAATACAGCCAAAAATCTCGGTCGCCTTAGCATAAACCCTATCAAGCACATTGATCCGTTTGGAACCATCATATTTCCTGGATTGCTATATATTACCGCCGGATTTGTTATAGGATGGGCCAAGCCTGTTCCTATAAACGCTCACACGGTTATTAGAAACGGTGGATATAAGGCAATGATATTAGTATCTCTTGCAGGAATTATATATAACTTTATTCTTGCGACCATATCGTTTTTTATGATAAAAACCGGGATTTTTCAAGCGGATTTACAAAAATTTTTAATTATGCTCATGCTCGTAAATTTAATACTAGGGCTATTTAATCTATACCCTATTCCTCCGCTTGATGGCTCTCAAGCTGTAGAATACTCACTAAGATCCATAAATCTTCATAAAATCGCAAGTTTATTTTCTAGTCTTCAACGTTACGGAATGATAATACTTATTCTCATCATAGCCTCACCGCTTAAAGACCATGTTTTTTATCCTATAAGATATGCGCTTGAAATGGTTAAATTTGCGCTTTAA
- a CDS encoding leucyl aminopeptidase, whose protein sequence is MQFSIVNKKIDAIKADLELIFVVDKNLKHKFIKDEKSFKFSNYKGDSPLLLIENARLYIPVAKLEFDELRLAAAKAYNCLKGLNVKKIKLASYLAECAKMSFQSLVEGFALGAYEFNKYKEKKESYTLNEIIFSTEEFEGKKVDTAKAELGIKHGEIMASAANFTKDIVNEIPEIYTPLKMAEDAQNLAKNLKNVTCKIYDEKFLKKENMNAFLAVNRASVHPPRLIHLVYKPKSPKKKIVFVGKGLTYDSGGLSLKPADYMLTMKADKSGAAAALGIIKGASELELPFEIHAVCGVTENMIGGNAYKPDDVLISRSGVSIEVRNTDAEGRLVLADCLSWAQELKPDILIDMATLTGACVVGLGEYTIGLMGNNEELKSELKAKSAKSGEFATVLEFNRHLRELVKSQIADVSNIASSRYGGAITAGIFLDKFIKEEFKDKWIHEDIAGPAYTEKAWGYNQSGATGAGVRMNLYYLNALAKEL, encoded by the coding sequence ATGCAATTTAGTATAGTCAATAAAAAAATAGATGCCATAAAAGCCGATTTGGAGCTGATCTTTGTCGTGGATAAAAATTTAAAACACAAATTTATAAAAGATGAAAAAAGCTTTAAATTTAGCAACTACAAAGGAGATAGTCCGCTACTTCTCATAGAAAACGCAAGGCTTTATATCCCTGTAGCAAAGCTTGAATTTGACGAGCTTAGACTGGCAGCCGCAAAGGCTTATAACTGCCTAAAAGGGCTAAATGTAAAAAAAATCAAGCTTGCAAGCTACTTAGCAGAATGTGCCAAAATGAGCTTTCAAAGCTTGGTTGAGGGCTTTGCGCTTGGAGCTTATGAGTTTAACAAATACAAAGAGAAAAAAGAGAGCTACACGCTAAATGAGATAATCTTTAGCACAGAAGAGTTTGAAGGCAAAAAAGTAGATACCGCAAAGGCAGAACTTGGCATAAAACACGGTGAGATAATGGCAAGCGCGGCAAATTTCACAAAAGATATCGTAAATGAAATTCCTGAAATTTACACTCCGCTAAAAATGGCTGAAGACGCACAAAATTTGGCTAAAAATTTAAAAAACGTAACATGCAAAATTTACGATGAAAAATTCCTAAAAAAAGAGAATATGAACGCGTTTTTAGCTGTAAATCGCGCTTCTGTTCATCCGCCTCGCTTGATACATCTAGTGTATAAACCAAAATCGCCTAAAAAGAAGATCGTATTTGTAGGCAAGGGTCTAACTTACGATAGCGGCGGACTTAGCTTGAAGCCGGCTGATTATATGCTTACGATGAAAGCCGATAAAAGCGGAGCTGCGGCTGCACTTGGCATCATAAAGGGCGCTAGCGAGCTTGAGCTGCCTTTTGAAATTCACGCGGTTTGCGGAGTAACCGAAAACATGATAGGAGGCAACGCCTATAAACCTGATGACGTACTTATCTCACGCTCAGGAGTAAGCATAGAAGTAAGAAACACTGACGCAGAGGGCCGCTTGGTGCTGGCTGACTGCTTAAGCTGGGCGCAAGAGCTAAAGCCTGATATCTTAATAGATATGGCAACTCTTACGGGAGCTTGCGTGGTTGGCCTTGGCGAGTACACGATAGGACTAATGGGAAATAACGAAGAGCTAAAGAGCGAGCTTAAAGCAAAAAGTGCAAAAAGCGGCGAATTTGCCACTGTTTTAGAATTTAACAGGCACTTAAGAGAGCTTGTAAAAAGCCAAATCGCAGACGTTAGCAACATAGCTTCAAGCAGATACGGAGGAGCTATCACGGCAGGAATTTTCCTAGATAAATTTATAAAAGAAGAGTTTAAAGATAAGTGGATCCACGAAGATATCGCAGGTCCTGCATACACCGAAAAAGCTTGGGGATATAACCAATCAGGCGCAACGGGAGCCGGAGTAAGGATGAATTTATACTATCTTAACGCGCTTGCAAAGGAGCTGTAA